The Pseudomonas sp. IAC-BECa141 genome contains the following window.
GAAAATCGAAGCCAAGGGCGCAAAAATCGTCGGCCAGTTCGACGCCCCCGACGGCTTGCGTGGTTACGCCGCGCAATACCAGAACCGCGGCATGGCGCTGTACCTGACGCCGGACGGCAAGCACGTGCTGCTGGGCAACCTGTACGACGCCGACGGCAATGACCTCAGCAGCGCGCCACTGCAAAAACTGGTCTATGCGCCAATGGCCAAGGAAGTCTGGGCCAAGTTCGAAGCCAGCAACTGGATTCAGGACGGCAACAAGGATGCACCGCGCACCGTGTATCTGTTCAGCGACCCGAACTGCCCGTACTGCAACATGTTCTGGGAACAGGCACGTCCATGGGTCAAGGCCGGCAAGGTGCAGCTGCGACACATCATGGTCGGCATCATCCGCGAAGACAGCCCGGCCAAAGCCGCCGCCCTGCTCGCCGCCAAGGACCCGAGCAAAGCTCTGGAAGATCACGAGAAGGCCGGCAAGGCCAGCACCCTCAAGGCCTTGAAGGACATTCCGGTTGCCGTGCAGACCAAACTTGCGGCGAACATGCAGTTGATGGAAGACCTGGAATTGCAGGCCACCCCGGCGATCTTCTACATGGACGACAAGGGCGAACTGCAACAACAGCAAGGCGCGCCGACGCCGGACAAGCTGGCGAAGATTCTCGGCCCGAAATAATGATTGGCGGCTCCGGCAAACGCTGCTGGAGCCGTCACCACTTACTGGGCTGACACCGGCCCAGGATGTCATCCAGCTCGCCTGTCGCTTCGCGCTTGAGCAAAAACTGCGTCACCTCTTGCGACCACTCCACGTCCGATAGTATGCCGGCCCAGGCATGAGTTTTTGCTGAGTGGCAGGGCCGATCATCGAAGTTGTGGATCAACGCCTGGTTCAAAGTTCGTACATCAAATCCCGGATTCCTTTCGCTTTGCAGCATCAGGGAATTGAGAACCCGTTGTTGAGTATCGGGATTCAGCGTGAATGGATGGGTTTTAGTTGAACTCAAAACGATAAACGTCGGTTTGACGTCTTCAGCCAGCGCGGCCTGCAATCGATAGTGACCGTCGATAATCACGTAAGAACACAAGGCGCCGACGTACCACAGCAAGACGGGGGGCAGGCTGTCCTCTCTCGCCTTCTTGCGCCACCACTTCATACGCCCGGCATACGGATCGACCG
Protein-coding sequences here:
- the dsbG gene encoding thiol:disulfide interchange protein DsbG; translated protein: MPRLRHLLTLTMSAALLHLPSVQAAEELPEAIKKIEAKGAKIVGQFDAPDGLRGYAAQYQNRGMALYLTPDGKHVLLGNLYDADGNDLSSAPLQKLVYAPMAKEVWAKFEASNWIQDGNKDAPRTVYLFSDPNCPYCNMFWEQARPWVKAGKVQLRHIMVGIIREDSPAKAAALLAAKDPSKALEDHEKAGKASTLKALKDIPVAVQTKLAANMQLMEDLELQATPAIFYMDDKGELQQQQGAPTPDKLAKILGPK